A window of Microbacterium luteolum contains these coding sequences:
- the rpsT gene encoding 30S ribosomal protein S20, which produces MANIKSQIKRNKTNIKANERNKAVKSELKTLIRSTKTAVAAGDKTAAEATLKKAAVKLDKAVSKGVLHKNQAANRKSALAKQVSAL; this is translated from the coding sequence GTGGCAAACATCAAGTCGCAGATCAAGCGCAACAAGACCAACATCAAGGCGAACGAGCGCAACAAGGCCGTGAAGAGCGAGCTCAAGACGCTCATCCGCTCGACCAAGACCGCCGTCGCCGCCGGCGACAAGACCGCTGCCGAGGCCACCCTCAAGAAGGCCGCCGTCAAGCTCGACAAGGCCGTCAGCAAGGGCGTTCTGCACAAGAACCAGGCCGCGAACCGCAAGTCGGCTCTCGCCAAGCAGGTCTCCGCTCTCTGA
- a CDS encoding GH1 family beta-glucosidase: MTAVPTRSSLPAGFRWSAATSAFQIEGVRGAEGSGRSIWDDYLEAPGAIKDGSTADPACDSYRHPEADVSLAAGLGLDRYRFSIPWARVQPDGRGAANTAALDHYSRFVDLLLEAGVDPFPTLYHWEMPSAVEAEGGWLRRDTVDRFADYAAIVVDRLGDRIAQWYTLNEPAMTTLQGYAVGALAPGKQLLFDALPTVHHQLLAHARAAEAIRSHGSAQVGLVNNHTWVLPLNDTAEDRRAAALYDMIHNRVFSEPLLAGRYPDLAAWGLPAMPVQDGDLEAIRASIDFYGINFYNPTTVTAADASSPIPFDIVPTPGVAVTGFGPEWPIMPEALRDLLIDLHTRHPHLPPVIIGENGASFPEPDRAARVEDADRIGYLAGHIAAVGEAIAAGVPVEEFTVWSLLDNWEWADGYTQRFGLVHVDFETGERTPKASYDWYRDLIASARSAAARQEETR; this comes from the coding sequence ATGACCGCCGTCCCCACCCGCTCGTCTCTGCCCGCGGGATTCCGCTGGTCCGCTGCGACATCCGCCTTCCAGATCGAAGGGGTCCGTGGTGCTGAAGGCAGCGGTCGATCGATCTGGGACGACTACCTCGAGGCTCCCGGCGCGATCAAGGACGGCTCCACGGCCGATCCCGCGTGCGACAGCTATCGGCATCCGGAGGCGGACGTGTCTCTCGCCGCCGGCCTCGGCCTCGATCGCTACCGCTTCTCGATCCCGTGGGCGCGTGTGCAGCCCGATGGCAGGGGAGCGGCGAACACCGCGGCCCTCGACCACTACTCGCGCTTCGTGGATCTCCTGCTGGAAGCCGGTGTCGATCCCTTTCCGACTCTGTATCACTGGGAGATGCCCAGCGCCGTCGAGGCCGAGGGCGGATGGCTCCGTCGTGACACGGTCGACCGCTTCGCCGACTACGCCGCGATCGTGGTCGACCGACTGGGCGATCGCATCGCCCAGTGGTACACGCTGAACGAGCCGGCGATGACCACGCTGCAGGGCTATGCGGTCGGTGCGCTCGCCCCCGGGAAGCAGCTGCTGTTCGACGCCCTGCCGACCGTTCACCACCAGCTCCTCGCGCACGCGCGCGCCGCCGAGGCCATCCGATCCCACGGCTCCGCCCAGGTCGGCCTGGTGAACAACCACACCTGGGTGCTTCCTCTGAACGACACGGCAGAGGACCGTCGTGCGGCAGCTCTCTACGACATGATCCACAACCGGGTGTTCAGCGAGCCGCTCCTGGCCGGCAGGTATCCCGACCTTGCGGCCTGGGGGCTTCCTGCCATGCCGGTGCAGGACGGCGATCTCGAAGCGATCCGGGCGTCGATCGACTTCTACGGCATCAACTTCTACAACCCGACCACCGTCACCGCCGCAGATGCGTCGAGCCCCATCCCGTTCGACATCGTGCCGACACCGGGCGTCGCCGTCACCGGATTCGGACCCGAGTGGCCGATCATGCCGGAGGCGCTGCGCGATCTCCTGATCGACCTGCACACGCGGCATCCGCACCTCCCTCCCGTCATCATCGGCGAGAACGGCGCCTCGTTCCCCGAGCCCGATCGCGCCGCACGCGTCGAGGATGCGGACCGGATCGGCTACCTCGCAGGTCATATCGCCGCGGTGGGAGAGGCGATCGCGGCCGGCGTTCCCGTCGAGGAGTTCACGGTGTGGTCTCTCCTCGACAACTGGGAGTGGGCGGACGGCTACACGCAGCGCTTCGGCCTCGTCCACGTCGATTTCGAGACGGGGGAGCGCACCCCGAAGGCATCGTACGACTGGTATCGCGACCTCATCGCGAGCGCACGTTCCGCAGCAGCACGCCAGGAGGAGACACGATGA